The bacterium sequence CATGGAATTGCTTTTCTTTTTTGTAGGATGAGCCATCAATCTTTTTCATTGGCACGAATCAGCTCCTGGCGCCTGATTAGCAGGTCCTTTATGGCTCCATCCAAGAGCTCCAGGGTGAGCTCCCGCACAGCCATCTGCTTGCGGTTCAGGCCTTCACCCTTTTCCCACCTCTTCTTGATGATCTCGAGGTTTCGGATCTGTTGGTCCAGCTCTTGCAATCTGGAAGCCGCTTTCTTTGTCACCACAGAAGCTCCCCCCAAGATGCATTCACAAGTTTCTTATAGGCCCTCGGATGAACCAGGGTCAAGTCATTTTCATTCTGTTCGGCTGCTTAACACCTTGGCTGGTGCATGGGGTGAGGGGAGCTGGTTTCACCTTGACTGAGCTGAAGCTGGGATTATAATCTACCCAATATATAAGGTCTTTGGCAGGGGAGGTCGTGCGGCATGTTCAAGGTGGGGGACTTGGCCGTTTACCCCGCCCATGGCGTGGGCGTGATCGAATCCATAGAGCAGAGGGAGATATCGGGCAATCAACAAAAGTTTTATGTGATAAGAATTCTGGACAATGGAATGACCATCATGATCCCCACACAGAATGTCGAGAGTGTGGGTCTCAGGAGCGTCATAGATCCGGAGGAGGTCCCCAAGGTCTATGAAATATTGCAGGAAAGAGACCTGCAGCCGGGCCTCCAGAGCTGGAACCGCAGATACCGTGAATATGCGGAGAAGATAAAGACTGGAAGTGTTTATGAGATCGCAGAGGTCCTGAGGGATCTGGTCCTGTTGAAATATGACAAGA is a genomic window containing:
- a CDS encoding CarD family transcriptional regulator, which encodes MFKVGDLAVYPAHGVGVIESIEQREISGNQQKFYVIRILDNGMTIMIPTQNVESVGLRSVIDPEEVPKVYEILQERDLQPGLQSWNRRYREYAEKIKTGSVYEIAEVLRDLVLLKYDKTLSFGERKMLDLARSLLVKEISIARKTEEVVVEQEIHRLFEM